The region TCAGGAAGTCTTAGGCGAAGTGGGAACACTCGTAATGCCGACCCACTCAACCGACCTGAGCGATCCGAGCCAGTGGGAAAACCCCCCTGTACCGGAATCGTGGTGGCAAACCATACGCCAGACGCTGCCCGCCTACGATCCCGATTTGACTCCGACCCGTTCAATGGGCAAAATCGCCGAAACCTTCCGAAAACAAAAGAACGTTCTTCGCAGTGTGCATCCGCAGAGCTCCTTTTGCGCAAGTGGGCCCCAAGCATCTTACATCATAAGCAACCACTCCTTGGCGTTTGGCATGGGCGAGAATTCACCGCTTGCCAGAATCTACGATTTGGAGGGTTCTGTCCTGCTTCTCGGTGTCGGGCATTCGAGCAATACCTCTATACATCTTGCAGAATACCGAGCGGACTTTCCAACCAAGCGCGTTGTGCAGGAGGGTGCCCCGATCTCGCAAGAAGGTTCAAGAACCTGGACTACCTTTGAAGATATTGATGTAGACGATTCAGATTTCCATCGCCTCGGTGAAGATTTTTTGCGTTCTGACGCGGGCAAAGTAGTTCGGCGTGGCAAGGTCGGCATCGCAAATTGCCAACTCATGCCACAACGTACTATTGTGGACTTCGCTGTTGATTGGCTTGTGGGAAATAGGAAGAACCGATAACTAACAAAAAATTGAACTTTTCTTTTTGTATGTGTTATACTATGAATACGGAAAAAAGAGAAGTACCCCATCTACGGAGACCGACACGAATAGATGCGAGGAGAAATTCAGATGGAAAAAATAAAAGAACTTCGCATATCCAACGATGCGATGAACGATCCAGAAGAGTTGCGGCACCGGATCTCAGAAGAAGGGTATCTCTTCTTCAAGTGCCTACAAGATCCCGACAAACTCTGGGCGTTACGGCGAGAGATGCTAACGACAATGCAGAAGGGCGGTTGGCTCGTCGCGGGGACCGACCCGATGGACGGCATCGCTGATATTTCGACCCAATGTACCGAAGGCGATCCCGAATATACAGACGTGTACCATGAAGTCTATAAATTAGAAGCGTTCCACCGTTCCGGTCACTGGCACGAAGTCGTCGATATGGTGGAAAAGATTGTCGGTAGAGAGGTGCTACCGCATCCGCAAAAGATTGCGCGCCTCTGGTTCCCGAAGTACACGGCACATACAACCCCGATCCATCAAGATTTCGTCCACTTCCAAGGCAATTTCCAGACCTATACCTGTTGGGCACCCGTCGGAGATTGTCCGATTGAGTTAGGTGGCTTAGCAGTCCTACCCGGATCACATAAGATCAACAAGGTCATGGAACACCACTTTTCGCTCGGTGCTGGCAGTCTCTGCGTTAATGAGGACGAATTGTCGGGTGAATGGCACTCCACGAACTATGAAGTTGGCGATACCCTTATTTTCCCGGCTTTGACGATCCACAAGGCACTGCCAAATTTGACCGAAGACCGACTTCGCGTGTCGCTCGACAACCGCTATCAGGCTGTCGATGACCCGATCGCTGAGCACATGCTTGAACCGCACCTGAATATTTTCAACTCCCTTACGTGGGAACATGTCTATCAGAATTGGGAGTCCGATGCGTTCCAGTATTATTGGAAAGACCTTGACTTGACGGTCATCCCAAGAGATTTCAGTTACGGAAACAAAGGATTTGAGGAAGCTTTAGAACTGGCAAAAGGTGGAGACGAACGCGCTATCTTACACTTAAATCGGGCACTCAAGCGGGATACTACAACTGAGTTGGCACAACGGGCAGCAGCAGTTTTGCAGGAGGTTGAGATCGGGGCAGCCGATTAAAGACGGACATTATCCCATGGCTTATAGTAATTTCACCTTACAAACAGTCCGGGAGAAATTCCAGTTAGAAACGGTCGAATCCGCAAACATCTTTTCTGACATAGAACCCGCGCCACCGAGCGAGGCACTTATTGCGGAATTGGAGAAAAAGGTGCAGCTGGCGGTCGCTATAAGAACAGAAAAGGCGCGCTCGGAACTTATTGTGACCAATGTTCTCGTTGAACTCCGTGAGCAATTCGATCGTCGTATCAGCCTGTTTTCTGGTATCGACTTCAGCGTTGACCCCGAACAGGGATTAACAGGCACTTGCGATTTTTTGATAAGTCTGTCGCCAGAGCAATTTTATTTAGAAGCACCTATCGTTGTGCTTGTTGAGGCAAAGAATGCCGATCCAACGCTTGGCATCGGGCAATGCGTTGCTGAAATGATCGCAGCGCAACACTTTAATCACCAGAAAGACAATAATATTCCTTGCATCTATGGGGCTACTACTACTGGGACAGAATGGTTGTTCCTCAAATTGGAAGGGCAGAAACTTTACATTGACATGGCAGTGTATCCAATTGAACGGTGCGACAAAATCCTTGGTATCCTCTCGAGCATGGTTAATCAAACGGCATGAGGTATTAGTGAACTTCCATTACAAAGACATCGTGCCGTGGGGTAGGTCGTTCGACGAATACCTTGACATGTTTAACCTCTCCGAAGAAGACTTGACGCTGGACATCGTAGGTGTAGGCGACGGTCCCGCTTCATTTAATGTTCGGATGTACCAACGTGGCACACCGATAATCTCCGTAGACCCAATCTATCGATATTCAGAGGCGGAATTGCGCCAACGCATTCAGGAAACCCACGAGGATGTCATCGCCCAAGCCCGCCGAAATCAGGACAAATTTGTCTGGACAAGATTCTCGTCTGTTGATGAATTAGCGGA is a window of Candidatus Poribacteria bacterium DNA encoding:
- a CDS encoding phytanoyl-CoA dioxygenase family protein, encoding MEKIKELRISNDAMNDPEELRHRISEEGYLFFKCLQDPDKLWALRREMLTTMQKGGWLVAGTDPMDGIADISTQCTEGDPEYTDVYHEVYKLEAFHRSGHWHEVVDMVEKIVGREVLPHPQKIARLWFPKYTAHTTPIHQDFVHFQGNFQTYTCWAPVGDCPIELGGLAVLPGSHKINKVMEHHFSLGAGSLCVNEDELSGEWHSTNYEVGDTLIFPALTIHKALPNLTEDRLRVSLDNRYQAVDDPIAEHMLEPHLNIFNSLTWEHVYQNWESDAFQYYWKDLDLTVIPRDFSYGNKGFEEALELAKGGDERAILHLNRALKRDTTTELAQRAAAVLQEVEIGAAD
- a CDS encoding AAC(3) family N-acetyltransferase, with translation MPEGQVVEKTKTLATVESLQVDFKALGIERGMVLLVHSSLSAMGWVCGGAVAVILALQEVLGEVGTLVMPTHSTDLSDPSQWENPPVPESWWQTIRQTLPAYDPDLTPTRSMGKIAETFRKQKNVLRSVHPQSSFCASGPQASYIISNHSLAFGMGENSPLARIYDLEGSVLLLGVGHSSNTSIHLAEYRADFPTKRVVQEGAPISQEGSRTWTTFEDIDVDDSDFHRLGEDFLRSDAGKVVRRGKVGIANCQLMPQRTIVDFAVDWLVGNRKNR